In Juglans microcarpa x Juglans regia isolate MS1-56 chromosome 1S, Jm3101_v1.0, whole genome shotgun sequence, the genomic stretch TATATCCTGCTTGAGGGAAACTTGAATcagaaaattgagtttgaaaatgagaaggaaaCAAATGCTGAGTCTTTAAAGTAGAGTAAATATGCCTCGTCTTGACATGAAACAGGGATGAGCATGACATGCCAGAGTTATCATAATCTGCGGAACTTATACATACCATATGCTTTATAGCCATATCTAGGGATTTCTTTGAGAGCGTCCTTCCAAAGCCCAAACCGTCTGGGGATGAGGATGACTTCCCTGAGAGATTACCGTGAGGAGATTGTTTGTCATCTAGCTTTTGTGGTGCCAGTTTCCGCGTGTTTGTTACCCTTTCAACAATTTTTGTTCCAATTAAGACTGGGCTCAAATTGTCATTGACTTTAGAATACCCACAACTTACAGTTGGAACAGAAATACCACTGGCATGAAGCATGCCATTGGGCCCTCGTCCTCTTGAAGGAGAGCACGACTGCCTTCTTGGTCTTCCATTAGAACCAGGCTCAATGGAGGAAGATCGAGAACTTGGTTGTCCGGGCCTACCCCTTGGGGCTGATAGTGGCCTTTCAGGAACTGATGTCCTTAAATTTGGTGGAGCATCAAGTGAGAAACCAGGCATCTCTGACGGTTTCCATGGTCTGGACTTCACTGCTGGGGAAGTGCCACGTGATGGCACGGGATTTCTTGATGTCATTGGAGCTGGCTTTGAAACTGAAGAAGACGACTTAGTTAGTGAAGCAGAAATACTAGGAGCACTCGATGATGTGGATGGTCGCCTAGTAGGTGTTGCGGCCCTAGATGTGGAATTGGATGAAGGTAAAGTGGGTCTGGCAGTTGGAGTTGAAGGCCTTGCTGTAGACCTAGATAAAGGTGTAGAGGATCTTGTTGGTACTATGGGCTTAACTGCAGGAACTATGGGCTTGACTGCAGGAACTATGGGCTTAGTTGAAGGCAAGGTCGCCCTTGATGTAGGTGTTGAGGGTCTTGAAGGTTTAGATCCCATGGTCAACGTGGGGCGCCCAGTTGGTGTGGCAGGTCTTGATCCTGGACCCCCTGATGATGAAGGCCTGCGAGTCCCCGCACTTGAAGTGTTCAATCCAAGGGAGGAAGCTGCTTGTTTAGATACTAAGTTGCTCCTTGTAGTAGGCTCTGGCTGTAGGCTTGCTAACTATAACACAAACATAGGAATGACTTGGGTCATGAATGCAAGCGTAATGGTACCCCCAAGATACAAAATATTGGACCGCCATTAAAATTGCCTCATGACCATGGAATTTCAAAAGACTAATatagatttgagatttttttttttttttttggggggggggggggggggggggggggggggggggggtgtaagACAATCTTGAACATCAATGGAAACAAAAGTCTTACAATTGCTTCGtacttcgttttttttttctatcggTAAACAAGATTTATTGATCAAGAGAATtggcaaaagcccaagtatacgggacatatacaagagcaaaaAATTGCTACTTCTAAAACGTGTTATTTATTATAGTCATGTTAAGAAAGGTGACAATTTAAATGCAAGTAATCGCAATACCACCCTGTCAGACCTGTAATATATTAATTGGTTCAAAAAAGTAGAGTGGTCTGATGAATGCATAAGTGAAATTCTGAACCGCAACCAACCATCAATTACCAAGGATGGAAGTTTAGCAAAacctataaaatagtaaatGCTGCTTACCCTAGATTTCAGCACAGTGGGGCGAACCTTTGGGGTACCAAGCTGACTCTTCTTGGTCTTTTGTGATTCCACctccaaagaaggaaaaagaggtGTACCAGGAGGGGTTAGAAGCCtgcaaatagaataaaattctaTTAGGACCGACTTATTTAACACTAACTCGAACCTTGTTACACATCCGTGAAAAAAATAACCTGAATCTGATAAATTCACTCGTTGAAGGACCAGAGACAGTTTCATTTGCATAAGCAATACTTCTGATAAATTCATTTGCATAAGCAAGACTTGTAATAAATTGATTTCACTCTGAATTACATCTGTGCTAATGATGATAATAACATTAGAAAACGACAAACCCAATTCAAATTAGTTAAATCTCCAAAcatgtttaccgataaaaaaaaagagataagagagaaatgctttaaccaCAAAGATATCctacaaaataaactcacaagctgatgtggcttgatgtggtaccttaaattgtaaagttacttttattgtaaagtagatctaacgtatcatataaaattatgtcaatttgtgagtttacttttgtgaaatctttttgtagttgtagcactttttaaaaaattagtagaagttacaatacaaatataaaaggaaatgcCCGCATTACCAGTCatagtcatttttatcattgtCAGAATTGAGGAAATCATCAGCACCGGTCTTGCGGGCTGGTGCAGTAGTCGATgttgaaatattaaatatggGAGAAGTTCCGGGTTTTGATCCTGCAATTCGAACAAACAAAATGTTAATCATCAAGACCAATCGCTCTATCTGAACTTAGCAAGATTTCGTACAAATCAAGCAAAAATAGAACCCCGTTATCAGCAGAATAGGAGAAGAATAGAAACCCTGTAGAGATCCATtagcaagatatatatatatatatatatatatatatatatattcagtaaTTCTACATTCTATGAATAACATCGAAGTTACAACACTAATTCTACATGGTGCACTATTTAAGCCCTCAGAAGCACAAAATTCCCCAACATCGCTTGAAGAAATACGTACCTAATGGCGCATCGAACTCTTCCGAGTTGTCTAGAAGAAGATCATCCCGTTCTTTCTCGCACTTCTTCATCTCAAGGAACAAGGCgagttcttcttccttctccttcaTCATTGATGCCCTCAGAGCCAACTGCTGCTGTCTCTGCCTCAGCGTAGCTTGCATTTGCGAATCCTGAGACCTAAAACTCCGATTCATCTCCAAGACCTAGCTCACAACCCCAATAATAGAAACCAAACAAAATCAGACCAAAGTAAAGAAAGCCCCAAAGCGCTGACAGAAAATGTAGTTTAGCTTATCAAGTCTCTAACCACCGCAACAATTTCTAAAACACCAGACGCACCGTTTTGCTCATCATCCTTCTTTCTCCGATCCACAATCAACAACAATCTGGATCTGAGACGGAAGCGTAATCTACCACATTTCGCAAGTCATACTTAGAATCAGAACTTTGACCTCATCCAATGCCAGGGGCTTGCAGAAAATTTTgaaagcttgagagagagaatagCTACAGCTCGAGAATGCCGCCATCGTAGCAAAGCAAAGATGAAGCCTATAGGAGATAGAGATCGAAGGAATCGCCAATGGAGCTGAACGAAGCCgaagacatatatatagagagagagagagagagagagagagagagagatcgagatcgGGATCGGGATCTCACAGTAGAGAGATAAGGACGGTGGGTGAGTTGCATTTAATGGTAAATATATGGGGGACTGGAGTCCGAAACGGAGCAACTAGAGGGAGACGGACGGACCTATGTTACATCTCGCATCGCGTGGTTTTTATCACTTTATTTAAGCTTAAAGGCAACGTTTTGAGGTTGAGCATTTGGGTGGGCTTATCATACTCTTCCCAAGTTCCAAAgcctatcatttttttaacggATATTTTTAAAGACATAAAACTTCTAACATCATGATTCTATTTGATAacattttataactaatttgaTTTCATAATAGATAATTACATAAACTTGTAAATGgcagagtttttaatttaaCGCGACAATAAAAccacaaatttattttgaactGTAACGGTAGAGTAactttatatatcatattattattttacttttattgatatatttattattattaaataattatttattacatactattttatcatttaataataataaatatgtcatatattatttaatattattaaaataagacaaaaatatgttatataatattactgTTATCagtaatatgattttattaggATGAGACGGTGGGGCGATCATAGTGTTGACGGTGGACGAAGCctttttctatacaaaataattgAACTATCACATGCTGCCTCAGAAAAAGAAATGTCCAATTATTAGAACCATTCTGAGTAGTCAATGCCACCATCGGCATCATTCTCTGAATGTGACCTCCAGGcggaataattattttatttaaaaaaaaaatatatatatatatatatattctaactacaaaatatagatttttaatatACTTTATGATTCGTCAATAtagtttacaataaaataattttataattttacgtattatattaaaatattttaatttataaatttatttgtataaaattattttatacctaaaatatttctcttaaaaaaatagatatctaacattaaaattaagttgtgattactttttttttttggatgttgCATTGGAAGagattcttgaatttttttttttaattttatttaccttTAAAACTTATTCTACTGTTTGCTCCAatcatattgtaaaaaaaattactatcaCATGTGAATCCCCCATGTATAAAGTGTTAAGGTTGGATTCCTTTGTTCataatacaatttttcatactttgttgtgatcataaaaataaattatttcacaaACAAAAATGTTTCCTATTGCAACTACACTTTGTAAGGAGCTAGAGCTTTTATCTCTAAAATCCTAAAAGGAGATGGAAGAGTGAGTGCAATTCATCCTCTCGGAATGAATGAGGGAGAAAGTTACAACTGTTTATATTAGAGATATTGAGGGAGTGATTTTGTCGTAGAGATAGACATATCACCTGAATTCCGcatcatttatatttgtttgaagAATGAATTTCTCAACAACATTAAGACTATATTTAGATGCAAGGGTGAGAtcataagtaataaaaatatgtttggaaatagtaataaaatatttgtaagatGAGGTTTTTGAGGTgtttgatgaataataaaaaatattttacttttagtattataactaaaaataaaaacaaatttataaaaaaaaaatcttggaggCAAGTTGGCTGCTGCCGCTGCCGCCACCACCATGGGAGGCCTAGATCTTGGCCACGACGAACAACCCATATCGGCCACACTTTGAGGCCAAAAATCCCTAACCACCACGGTGGTGAAATTCTatgtttgtatattttgaaatgaaatggaatgaaaatgagaaaatataatttaataaatagttttgtgtgtgtatgtgtttttattttattttattattattatttttttaagaatttgagtaagatgaattttatgtttatatgCTTGGtatttaaatgagatgaaaccagaaaacatctcatggtttttAGTTGCCCACACATGACCTAAATACCTCAATTCATGATTTTACTTTATATTTCTAAAACTTCGTTTTAACTTGATTTTAATGCTATATTCGGACATGataattttcagaaaataattaattctttCGATAAGTACCAAGAAAATTACGATGAATGTTAGAAAATCAAATTATCATCTCCAAACCCTATCAATTGATATATTCATAGAAAGAAATACAAAGATACaacattttttagaaattttataaaacaaaaatataaaaaggatGGTGTCTTCTGTTACTGCGACTTTCATTCATCCGCACGCAAAACAAACGCAAGCACCAAGctagggagagggagagagaaaagttgTGATCAGCATCTTATATATCAGACGGCTATGattattccattttttttctttttcttttttctttttaatgcaaCTTGCGATTCATTCTACGTTCTTTATATTTCATCGGGGAGCATTTACTGTTCACAGATGCACAAAACGATCAATGAGAGTTTCGATCTTCAGCAAAGAGATCGATTcttggattattattattattattattatttttacagctGAGAGTAATTTTCAGAGAAACGAAGGGTCTGGGGTTGTTTAACGAGGTCGTTTAATGGCGGGGAAGATGCGGAAAGACGGAAGCAGTAGCAGCAGTGTTAGCGGCGATACGATTAGCAATAGCAGAGGGGAAAGCGTAGTGACAGACTGCGGTAGGCGCAAGAGCTCTTGCGGCTATTGCAGATCCCCCAATCGCTCCAGCATCTCTCACGGTCCGTCATTCTTTCTCAATTGATGTTCTTCTTGAAGAACAGACATATACGTTTGCTCAGTTGTTagcttgtgaattggttgtgaTTGAACAAAACGTTTGCTTAAAATCTAccattttttattgagttgttTGCCCGgggttgatttttcttttgtattttaattcGTTGATAAGTATTGAGAAAGAGTGCGTTCTGCTGGGTTTTGGAGGAATTAGTAGTTCATTTCTATGCGTAAATACTTGGATACTTCCGAGGTCAGATTCATGTGTTAATTTTGCTAAACTCTGAGGGTTGAGCTGTGAGGGCAGCTGTGAGAATTTGCGAATCCACAATAAATAATGGAGCTTTGTCAACGTTCTTAACTCCTTTAACATTGTTTGTTAGCATTATTTGATAGATTACTGGAAGAGATTGGATGGGTTgtaaggcccaaaccacatggtctatactccaaaaggacttagcaatgatacaattggagctctattggaatattataaagagtaataacttctcattctcaagcaatatgggatctcatgcaccacctacctttatccttatcatatggggcaTCACaatctctccccctcccttAAATTCCGGATGTCCTTTTTAGGCTAGTCCATCGTAGGCGGCATGACTTTAGTCCCACATTTATGTTTAGGATagactttgataccatttgtaaagTTTCAATGGAAGGCACAAACCACATGACATATACTTTagaaggactagtcaatgatacaattagagtcccattagaatattataaagagtgagaacttctcattcccaagcaatgtggaatCTCATATACCATCtacccttatctttatcatatgggtGATACGTATGTTGTCGGGAATCCAGCGTAGGCAGTGACTCGTGCATATAGATACAAAGAaactttttgttattatttcgTGGCTTGAGTTTCCCAATAGGATTTTGAAAACCAAATAAAGTAGCTGTTGCACCCACACACACAAACCTACAAGCGGGTGAGTGCATGCACATGTGAACAACCTTGCGTGTTTCTATCTTCATTATGTGTCTAAAAGAAATGTAAATAAGGCAAAAGATTTATAATTtcgctttctttctttcttttctactcTTTTGCAGGTTTATGGGCACATAGCATTACTGTTGATGATTACCAAGGTTGGTGAATATGGCTTCTTGCTCCATTTTGAAAAACCAAACACTTGTTATTTGCATTCGGATGCGTAGAGCTTCAGAATGCATTTAATACCATCTTATTCAATTGAATTTTATGTTAGAAAAGGTCGCAAGTCATCATTGTTACCAACAGAAAATTTGTGGTGGCGCATTGTTGCTGTCCACTGCCAAGTCTTTGCCTCAATCCCCAGAGGGCCTAGTGATGCTACTGAGGGCCTTCGCATATCTTTGAAAGAGACTATGCGAATAAATAGGGCCTAGAGCAAAAATTTAGTTTGTTTTGCTATGTTAaaggttagattttttttttttaataagtaatcaaggattttattgatgaagtcAATAAACATAGCCTGTGTAaacaggacgtatacaagaaagaCGCTAAGTAGGAGTGACAACCTATACAAAGAAAGGTTAGATTTAGGGTTTctccatgtatacttcctgcgtacttgggttttgcctatttacttgatcaaataaaatcttatcttACCTATGAAAAAAAGGTTAGATCTTTTTTATGATAACTTATTGTGCCATCCATGCCCTAATTAAGTTGGACATTTTGCGTGAGTAATGATATTGCTACAAGTGCATCTCAAGAGTGTACGGATGCATATTGTGACATTGCAATGCATATTAAAGAATTTCACTTCTCTCTTGTTTTCTGGTTTGGTAGTTTTCAGTGCTTTACAACCATAAAAAAGatgtttattaatttatattttaggatttcaGCACTTTTGCTGGTTATAACTATATGTTGACTGCCCTTTTCGTAAATCTAATGGTCTTTTGGTAGATCTTCTTGACCGAGGTTGGAGGAGATCTGGCTCCTTCCTCTACAAACCTGAGATGGAAACAACATGCTGCCCTGCTTATACTATTCGTTTGAGGGCAGCTGATTTTGTTCCTTATAAGGAACAACTTCGAGTGTCTAGACGAATGCAAAGGTTAGCTAAGCTTTTGAATTTTAAGTCAGTTGCAACTCAATATCTTGTCCATACTATGTAGGACCtctttttatgttttgcttTAATTGAATATCTTGTCCATACTTCCATATAGCTTCCCTAGAAAATTTGAGCTACCTTGTTTGCCGAGTATCATGAATGTAACGAGTTGAAAGGGGTGTATTTTGTCCTTTATCAGACGATCTAACATTGGAAGTTAAAATGATCTCATATTGCCTGTGTTTCTTcccctattattttttttgtggataTCTGATGGTTTTGCCCCCTATAAATTTGTTGAATATCTTCTCACTTATTTCCCATATTAGATGGGGTTTCTTTTCTATCTGGGTCTTCTTACGGATTTTTATAGATTGTGGCCTAGCTGATGACGTCCACCATCAATATCAGCTGACTACTTTGCTCGATGTTGATAGTTAGTTATTGTTTCTATGCACCGATTACCTTTGGTCTGAATTTTGTTCCATAAAGGGTTCTGACAGCGTTATGTGTCTAGGTTCTTAGATGGCGCATTGGATATTACGAAACCAGTTGAGCCAATAGAGGGTCCAAATACTTCTAAGGATGATATATCCAGCCTTGCTGGTAATGAAGTTTCTAGCTCGTTCACAAAGGAATCCTTGCCCAGTAACAATGGAACGAATAATGGAGCAGAACAAGTATTGCATTATTTGTCCGATCAAATTGACAATGCGGTACGCCTATGCAAGGAAAGTGGCGAATTTATATACAACATCcaattatcaaaatcatctgtCAAAAAAGTTCTACCAGCCAAACGGAAGATACTAGTTGAAGGATCAGAAGATCTGCTTTACTCTAGCaatatttcattccaaataGCAGCTGCTATAAGGCGGGCACAATCATGTGATAACCACGAGTTAAGACAATCAAGACATTCTGCAGAAGAAAATGACTTGTCTCCAAAAGTTATTGCAGAAAAACTGGCAAGTTATTTAAGTCAACcaataaaaacttcaaatcTGTTAATCAGGGCTTGCAATGGACATATAAACTTTTATTCTCCTGGAAGCCAACTGTCATCTAATAAAAGTGTTCAAACTGAAATGGTTTCAAAATCTGCAGCAGTTCATGCGTCTAAAAAGCAATGCTTGAAGAACTCTGAACAACCTCAGGGGAAAGGACGGAGGCTCGAGATCTATTTGAAAAGGTCCTGCTTTGATCCTCAAGAATTTGCTTTATACAGAAAATATCAGATTAAAGTGCACAAGGATACACCAGATCGTGTTACTGAAAGGTCGTACTGCAATTTTTTGGTAGACACTCCCTTAGTATTTGTTCCACCAACTGGTGACGGTACTGTTCCTCATTGTGGCTTTGGTTCTTTTCATCAGCAGTATGTGATTGATGGTAGGCTAGTTGCAGTTGGTGTAATAGATATCCTTCCCAGATGTTTGTCAAGTAAATACTTGTTCTGGGACCCAGACTTTGCCTCCCTATCACTAGGGAAGTACACAGCCCTGCAAGAAATAGGTTGGGTGAGAGAGAATCAAGTCCATTGCCCTACTCTTCAGTATTACTATCTTGGGTATTATATTCATTCCTGCAGCAAGATGAGATATAAAGCAGCATATCACCCGTCTGAGCTTCTCTGTCCTCTTCGTTACCAGTAAGTTCTGTATCTATCAACTTTTTGAATCCCCTGTTCTTTTTTATCTTACTAAGGTGTATACCGGAATGCCATTCAGCCCCAtctataaatcttaaaatttggTTTTCCAAATTGCTAGCACTCTTGAGGAAAACCAGAGTTCATTCTCCATTATCTCCATAATGGAGAATGAGGATTAAAGTTTTCCTTTCAGACATCCAGATGTCGGATGCCTTCCTGCACCACGCGGGTCCTGCTCACTTTCTGCTTTGCCTCTGTTGCATTCAAAGTTTCAGATTGAGCTGACAATCTGAAATCTTGTCTCCAGGTGGATTCCCTTTCACGTTGCGAGGCCTTTGCTTGACAGAAAGCCATATGTAGTCTTATCAGATTTTGCAACTTTAAAGAATGGAGAGTCCTCACCACCTCATGTTTCTGAAGATTTCATAGAAATGCAACGATATGACATTCACCAAGACTCGAATGATCTTTGGGTAGAAACGATTGACCCTGAATATGGAAGCTCTGATGATGAACCATGCTTAGAAAGCAGTGATGTGGCTtctattgaagaagaagatggtgaCATCAGTGATATTTTAATTGAAGTGGAGGGATCTCGCTTGAGATACAAGGTATGTGCAAGTGTTTCCAGGTGCACTGATGACTCCGGACCATCTTATTATTCTAAGGGCAGATGGCACAAGTCCATCTCAATTCCCCCACGGATGAGGCTGTAGGAAACTCATGAATTacattatagattttttttttttaatttctctataTAGCAAAATATTGATTATGTAGAaaacattaattattaaaataataggtCAGCCACCCAAAGATGGAGTCCTGGCTCTGCATCTAAGTGAATATGGTTATCTGATTGTTAGCAATGTTGCTGGTTTCTAGTGTTCCTCTGTAGGTTCAGATCACATGCTACCACCAACAGAAGGGCCGCTGGTACACTGGCATGATATAGTTATATAGAGCTAAACCTGCGTCCAATGCAAGGGATTACCATCCAGCTGAACTCTTTTTTCAAGTTCTTCATGCATTTACTCACTtggatattgtatttttttttttttcctgaaggATATACAAGAAGCTTATGGTGCGACAAGAGGGGGTTACTTGGAATCTCGGTTGCAATCTCGGTTGCACAGATACATGAAGGTTGTAGGTGCTGAGCTTTCCAAGCGAATGGTTTTTTCAGTTGGATGATTTTGATTCTTTGGGAAGGGCACTCCCTTGGAGTTTCATCTCAAGTAAGAGATGTATGGTCCAGGATGCAAGCTCGGGTTTAACTGCTGGAGTTGTATGTTCACCATATTGGGAGCTAGAAAGCAATTTCATTATTACTTAGTCCggtgatttattttaattgatccATCGTCCATTTCCAATGATGAAGTACAGATTTTAATCGTGGTTTAAGCAACATGTTTGCCTATGTTCTGCTTGtctgataaaatgaaatgaatttttttttatacaaccCGACGTTTCCATATATTTGGCATTGCAATATATTTAACTTTTGATTAATACACTGGAAAAAAAGAGTTCCAGTAGATTGAATGTGGCactccatatgataaggattatggtaagtggtgtatgagatctcacattatttAGGAAtaagaagttattgctctttataaggttctaatgggttctaattgtatcattgactagtccttttaaatataggtcatgtggtttgggccttctattagGGTATTATAAATGGTATAGAATCTATCTCAACaaaaaatgtgagacttgatCTGTGTTACATACGATTGAttggcccgacgaggacgtcagAAATTTAAATGAGGGAAATTGTAACACCTCATACGATAAGGATAAAAGTAGTTGATATATGAGATTTCACATTACTTATAAATGAGaagcttttactttttataaaattttaatagaattttaattatattatttattagtcattTTAACGTATAGATAATGTGATTTGAGACTGTTATAATGTGATTTGAGACTTTTATTATAACgttagagcattcacattggaaTATCcaaatgtaaatgtaaaagCTTAAATGGctaataaaacatgaaaaacgGCTGCATTGAATTATGCAAGTGTAAAATCAAATGGtttttagttatagtgatttaactcTTTTGGTCATATTTGACTTGATACTGTAGCTCAACTAaatgtttgtttattattttctctctctctctcctcatttTTCCAATGTAAATTAGTTGCTTTTCCAGTCCAGCCTCTATACAAAGTGCATCAAACTCAGTAAATGAACAAGTATTGacacagaacaaaaaaattaatattgtaaaacattaatattttcatgtagttcttaatttag encodes the following:
- the LOC121246392 gene encoding flocculation protein FLO11-like, with protein sequence MMSKTVLEMNRSFRSQDSQMQATLRQRQQQLALRASMMKEKEEELALFLEMKKCEKERDDLLLDNSEEFDAPLGSKPGTSPIFNISTSTTAPARKTGADDFLNSDNDKNDYDWLLTPPGTPLFPSLEVESQKTKKSQLGTPKVRPTVLKSRLASLQPEPTTRSNLVSKQAASSLGLNTSSAGTRRPSSSGGPGSRPATPTGRPTLTMGSKPSRPSTPTSRATLPSTKPIVPAVKPIVPAVKPIVPTRSSTPLSRSTARPSTPTARPTLPSSNSTSRAATPTRRPSTSSSAPSISASLTKSSSSVSKPAPMTSRNPVPSRGTSPAVKSRPWKPSEMPGFSLDAPPNLRTSVPERPLSAPRGRPGQPSSRSSSIEPGSNGRPRRQSCSPSRGRGPNGMLHASGISVPTVSCGYSKVNDNLSPVLIGTKIVERVTNTRKLAPQKLDDKQSPHGNLSGKSSSSPDGLGFGRTLSKKSLDMAIKHMDIRRSIPGNLRPLMTNIPASSMYSVRSGPAGSRAISVSDSPLATSSNGSSEVSVNNNGLCYDGIELEDDNGSDRAGRSAANMLGR
- the LOC121246385 gene encoding arginyl-tRNA--protein transferase 2-like, whose product is MAGKMRKDGSSSSSVSGDTISNSRGESVVTDCGRRKSSCGYCRSPNRSSISHGLWAHSITVDDYQDLLDRGWRRSGSFLYKPEMETTCCPAYTIRLRAADFVPYKEQLRVSRRMQRFLDGALDITKPVEPIEGPNTSKDDISSLAGNEVSSSFTKESLPSNNGTNNGAEQVLHYLSDQIDNAVRLCKESGEFIYNIQLSKSSVKKVLPAKRKILVEGSEDLLYSSNISFQIAAAIRRAQSCDNHELRQSRHSAEENDLSPKVIAEKLASYLSQPIKTSNLLIRACNGHINFYSPGSQLSSNKSVQTEMVSKSAAVHASKKQCLKNSEQPQGKGRRLEIYLKRSCFDPQEFALYRKYQIKVHKDTPDRVTERSYCNFLVDTPLVFVPPTGDGTVPHCGFGSFHQQYVIDGRLVAVGVIDILPRCLSSKYLFWDPDFASLSLGKYTALQEIGWVRENQVHCPTLQYYYLGYYIHSCSKMRYKAAYHPSELLCPLRYQWIPFHVARPLLDRKPYVVLSDFATLKNGESSPPHVSEDFIEMQRYDIHQDSNDLWVETIDPEYGSSDDEPCLESSDVASIEEEDGDISDILIEVEGSRLRYKDIQEAYGATRGGYLESRLQSRLHRYMKVVGAELSKRMVFSVG